The Haladaptatus cibarius D43 genome window below encodes:
- a CDS encoding winged helix-turn-helix domain-containing protein, which translates to MTGDDIDNGRNDRNDGEDTGDEVPVNTGDAAESTEEMGDEKPLSRGRKRLGAEADKAVEGFDQGIVDLLSWVLDTETRARIYVYLRKQPESTSEEIAEGTGLYPSTVRESLAELHEEEKVVREKRESAGAGNNPYAYTAIAPSELVGGIVDQVQGELNTVFNLDSHLNDEESRTEPVSIEVEDISDDMDGRGEDEHEDSDEGPDTTEGTDDDTNDKSDEE; encoded by the coding sequence ATGACTGGGGATGACATCGACAACGGCCGAAATGACCGAAACGACGGGGAAGACACTGGTGACGAGGTGCCCGTCAACACGGGCGATGCCGCGGAATCGACCGAAGAAATGGGCGACGAAAAACCGCTTTCCCGGGGGAGGAAGCGACTCGGAGCGGAAGCCGATAAGGCAGTCGAAGGCTTCGACCAAGGAATCGTAGACCTCCTCTCGTGGGTGCTCGACACCGAAACCCGCGCGCGAATCTACGTTTATCTCCGCAAGCAGCCGGAAAGCACGAGCGAGGAAATCGCCGAAGGAACCGGCTTGTACCCGAGTACGGTACGCGAATCGCTCGCCGAACTCCACGAGGAAGAGAAGGTCGTCCGCGAGAAACGCGAAAGCGCTGGAGCCGGAAACAACCCCTACGCATACACCGCAATCGCGCCGAGCGAACTCGTCGGTGGCATCGTCGACCAAGTGCAGGGGGAACTCAATACGGTGTTCAACCTCGACAGCCACCTGAACGACGAAGAATCTCGAACTGAACCCGTCAGCATCGAAGTGGAGGATATCTCGGACGATATGGACGGGAGGGGAGAAGACGAACACGAGGACAGCGACGAAGGACCCGACACAACCGAGGGGACGGACGACGACACGAACGACAAGTCCGACGAAGAGTGA
- a CDS encoding VOC family protein produces the protein MTETNTIRGTTVGRVALRVNDLDQISSFYEQVVGLELQSKDDRTAVLGAGDGALLELVEDIDAPERTRGETGLCPSALFLAADDYHHHVGLNVWNNRRKPAEGRGLAWFELDVPNRETLETIRERFAAREIPVNEGEDEIETADSDGITVRLRVYD, from the coding sequence ATGACGGAGACGAACACGATACGCGGGACGACAGTCGGACGCGTAGCACTTCGCGTGAACGACCTCGACCAAATCAGTTCTTTCTACGAACAGGTCGTCGGCCTCGAACTGCAATCGAAGGACGACCGAACGGCCGTTCTCGGCGCGGGAGATGGAGCGCTCCTCGAACTGGTCGAAGATATCGACGCTCCGGAGCGAACGCGGGGCGAAACCGGCTTATGCCCGTCCGCGCTGTTTCTCGCGGCCGACGACTACCATCACCACGTCGGACTCAACGTCTGGAACAATCGCAGGAAACCAGCAGAGGGACGCGGTTTGGCGTGGTTCGAACTCGACGTTCCGAATCGTGAAACGCTCGAAACGATTCGGGAGCGGTTCGCCGCGCGCGAGATTCCTGTGAATGAGGGAGAAGACGAAATCGAAACCGCGGACTCGGACGGAATTACCGTTCGTCTACGCGTGTATGACTGA